A window of the Oryza brachyantha chromosome 5, ObraRS2, whole genome shotgun sequence genome harbors these coding sequences:
- the LOC102716972 gene encoding uncharacterized protein LOC102716972 yields the protein MAAAAASRRRAWLAALLLLVALFSSSRSEEEAASSSTLQSLLKRLNKPPLATFQSPDGDIIDCVHISSQPAFDNPLLKNHKIQMRPSIHPSGMYGEATRPITQIWNQNGEKCPDNTVPIRRTKEEDIMRATSVTAYGKKMHGSIPKPLDRPHSHLGAVTDGHHYGVAYATGDANYYGTKVTINVWQPTTSPGDFSLAQLWITAGSYANNDLNTIEAGWQVYPYLYGDDNTRLFIYWTRDAYNTTGCYNLACSGFVQTNQQIVIGGTLSPVSTYGGTQYILDYLVWKDPASGNWWMQIGGNYVGYWPSSIFTLLQTGVADTVEWGGEVYSPQINTPMGSGHFPEEGFGKAAYIRTIQVVDSSNTLKAPNGVGLIAPLPNCYNIISGSSTNNWGTYIYFGGPGCPQNSQIEVM from the exons atggcggcagcggcggcgtcgagaaGGCGAGCGTGGTTGgcggcgctcctcctcctcgtggcTCTCTTCTCCTCGTCGCGATCGGAGGAAGAAGCAGCTTCGTCGTCTACCTTGCAGAGCCTCTTGAAGCGCCTCAACAAGCCTCCTCTCGCAACCTTTCAG AGCCCAGATGGAGATATCATAGACTGCGTGCACATCTCCAGCCAGCCTGCATTCGATAATCCTCTCCTTAAGAACCATAAAATCCAg ATGCGGCCTTCTATCCACCCAAGTGGCATGTATGGTGAAGCAACACGTCCAATCACCCAAATATGGAATCAAAACGGTGAAAAGTGTCCCGACAACACTGTACCAATCCGAAGGACCAAGGAGGAAGATATCATGAGGGCCACATCTGTTACAGCGTATGGCAAGAAGATGCACGGGAGCATTCCAAAACCCCTCGATCGCCCTCACTCTCACTTGGGTGCTGTCACAGATGGCCACCAC TACGGTGTAGCATATGCAACTGGAGATGCCAACTACTACGGAACCAAAGTGACCATCAATGTGTGGCAACCAACTACCTCACCCGGCGACTTTAGCTTGGCCCAGCTATGGATCACAGCAGGCTCCTATGCTAACAATGATCTCAATACCATTGAAGCAGGATGGCAG GTGTACCCGTATTTGTATGGGGATGACAATACTAGACTCTTCATCTACTGGACT AGAGATGCATATAACACAACGGGATGTTACAATCTGGCGTGCTCAGGGTTCGTCCAGACAAACCAACAGATCGTCATCGGTGGCACCCTGTCCCCTGTGTCCACCTACGGTGGCACACAATATATCCTCgattatttggtttggaag gaCCCAGCGAGTGGCAACTGGTGGATGCAAATAGGAGGCAATTATGTGGGCTACTGGCCATCCTCCATCTTCACCCTTTTGCAGACAGGCGTTGCTGACACTGTGGAGTGGGGCGGGGAGGTGTATTCGCCTCAGATTAACACACCCATGGGCAGTGGACATTTTCCAGAGGAAGGGTTCGGCAAGGCAGCCTACATCAGGACAATTCAAGTTGTTGATTCCTCCAACACTCTCAAAGCACCAAATGGTGTGGGCTTGATTGCTCCATTGCCCAATTGCTATAACATCATCAGTGGTTCCAGCACCAACAACTGGGGCACTTACATCTACTTTGGTGGGCCTGGGTGCCCTCAAAACTCTCAGATTGAAGTGATGTAG